In a genomic window of Cytobacillus sp. FSL H8-0458:
- a CDS encoding divergent PAP2 family protein gives MNKGVYIALLSIGLAQGLKIPIHYVKKGELRPDLFFQTGGMPSSHSAGVSSLTTFIALKRGVPTVDFALSLVYGLIVMYDAQGIRRQTGELTLKVNSLGELVDKIHKDETVKFEEEGPKKLKEMLGHQPAEVLGGALLGVLTGTLGYLLTKKKK, from the coding sequence ATGAATAAGGGAGTTTATATCGCTCTTTTAAGTATAGGGCTGGCACAGGGCCTGAAAATTCCGATCCACTATGTGAAAAAGGGGGAACTGCGTCCGGATTTATTTTTTCAGACAGGAGGCATGCCAAGTTCCCATTCGGCAGGCGTATCGTCTTTAACCACGTTTATTGCTTTAAAGCGGGGTGTACCAACGGTGGATTTTGCTCTATCACTGGTTTATGGCCTGATCGTAATGTATGATGCACAGGGAATCAGGCGCCAGACAGGTGAGCTTACCTTAAAGGTAAACAGTCTGGGTGAGCTGGTTGATAAAATTCACAAAGATGAAACAGTAAAATTTGAGGAAGAAGGTCCAAAGAAGCTGAAGGAAATGCTTGGCCACCAGCCTGCTGAAGTATTAGGCGGAGCACTCCTGGGGGTATTAACCGGAACACTTGGCTACCTTCTTACTAAAAAGAAAAAATAA
- a CDS encoding DUF6123 family protein gives MKTVEEYLHFLQSKGFQFREDAIGFIYFGKHYTNASDELANAAIELTLKAQKSFDGSFYVSLLETLVSKNITSRREAIKFVKEKAII, from the coding sequence ATGAAGACAGTTGAAGAATATTTGCATTTTTTGCAAAGTAAAGGTTTTCAATTCAGGGAGGACGCAATTGGCTTCATTTACTTTGGCAAACATTATACCAATGCTTCTGACGAGCTGGCCAATGCAGCAATAGAACTGACATTAAAGGCACAGAAATCATTTGACGGAAGTTTCTACGTTTCTTTGCTGGAAACTTTGGTTTCAAAGAATATTACCAGCAGGCGGGAAGCAATAAAATTTGTAAAAGAAAAAGCAATCATCTAA
- a CDS encoding DMT family transporter, with translation MNRSVIFADVSLLLVAFVWGTTFVLVQNAIAFLEPFSFNGVRFFLAALILGGWLVIFERKQVKKMDRKLLISGVIMGLFLFIGYAFQTIGLLHTTSSKAGFITGLSVVMVPVFSLMLLKIKPGFNAIIGVSIATAGLYFLTMTDNAPLNIGDAYVLICSVGFALHIIFTGKYSSKYPALLLTVIQVSTVAVLSGIFALITEDWQQAFETEVLFKANVVTALIVTSLFATAIAFFAQTAFQKYTTPTRVALIFAMEPVFAASAGFMWANERLSFSALAGCLLIFAGMIFAELPAKKTFFTFKKKTAS, from the coding sequence ATGAATAGATCAGTAATATTTGCAGATGTAAGCCTTTTGCTGGTTGCCTTTGTGTGGGGAACCACCTTTGTGCTAGTACAAAACGCCATTGCTTTTCTTGAGCCATTCTCTTTTAATGGTGTCCGTTTTTTTCTGGCCGCTTTAATTCTGGGCGGATGGCTTGTTATTTTTGAAAGAAAACAGGTAAAGAAAATGGATAGAAAGCTCTTAATATCCGGAGTTATTATGGGCTTGTTTTTATTTATAGGCTATGCCTTCCAGACGATCGGCCTGCTGCACACAACTTCTTCAAAAGCCGGCTTTATTACGGGGTTAAGTGTAGTAATGGTTCCAGTCTTTTCTTTAATGCTGCTAAAAATCAAGCCGGGATTCAATGCCATTATCGGCGTTTCAATCGCGACGGCCGGACTATATTTTCTAACCATGACCGATAATGCCCCGCTGAATATTGGTGATGCCTATGTATTAATCTGCTCTGTCGGTTTTGCCCTCCATATTATCTTTACTGGTAAATACAGCAGCAAATACCCTGCCCTGCTATTAACGGTTATCCAAGTAAGTACGGTGGCAGTATTATCAGGCATTTTCGCATTGATCACTGAAGACTGGCAGCAGGCATTCGAGACAGAAGTTTTATTTAAAGCCAATGTGGTAACTGCCCTTATTGTGACTTCACTTTTTGCTACCGCTATCGCATTCTTTGCACAGACTGCATTTCAAAAGTACACGACACCAACTAGAGTTGCCCTGATTTTCGCTATGGAGCCTGTGTTTGCAGCATCTGCAGGATTTATGTGGGCGAATGAAAGACTTTCGTTTAGTGCCCTGGCCGGCTGTCTGCTTATTTTTGCTGGAATGATTTTTGCAGAACTGCCTGCTAAGAAAACGTTTTTTACCTTCAAAAAAAAGACAGCATCATAA
- a CDS encoding 5'-3' exonuclease: protein MNENRPSLLLVDGMALLFRAYFATAMSGQFMINSKGIPTNGVYGFVKHFLTAVSSFNPTHVAVCWDMGSKTFRTEMFGAYKANRPEAPIELVPQFDLVKEVVEAFDVPNIGLEGFEADDCIGTIAKKASQEAEVLILTGDQDMLQLLDDNISVILLQKGYGNYLVHTTETFYEEKGITPKQMIDLKAFMGDTSDNYPGVKGIGEKTALKLLQQFEHIEGVLENLEQLTKGQRAKIEQDLEMLHLSRQLAEIKCDVPVECPLDLAQFTMNREKVIEKFTEIEFRGLHRFLDFKKEYA from the coding sequence ATGAACGAGAATAGACCTTCACTGCTGCTTGTTGATGGAATGGCGCTGCTGTTCAGAGCTTATTTTGCAACGGCAATGTCCGGTCAATTTATGATAAATTCTAAAGGAATACCTACAAATGGCGTTTACGGTTTTGTAAAACACTTTTTAACAGCTGTTTCTTCCTTTAATCCGACACATGTGGCAGTATGCTGGGATATGGGCAGCAAAACCTTCCGCACGGAAATGTTTGGTGCCTATAAAGCAAACCGTCCAGAAGCTCCAATTGAATTAGTGCCTCAATTCGATCTGGTAAAAGAAGTGGTGGAAGCCTTCGATGTACCTAATATTGGCCTTGAAGGATTTGAAGCTGATGATTGCATTGGAACCATTGCAAAAAAAGCAAGCCAGGAAGCGGAAGTGCTGATCCTTACAGGTGACCAGGATATGCTGCAGCTTCTGGATGACAATATTTCTGTCATTTTACTGCAAAAAGGCTACGGCAATTACCTTGTGCATACGACGGAGACGTTTTATGAGGAAAAAGGAATAACACCTAAGCAGATGATTGACCTGAAAGCCTTCATGGGAGATACAAGTGATAATTATCCCGGTGTAAAAGGAATTGGCGAAAAAACAGCGCTGAAGCTGCTTCAGCAATTTGAGCATATTGAAGGCGTATTGGAAAATCTGGAACAGCTCACTAAGGGACAGCGTGCCAAGATCGAACAGGATCTTGAAATGCTCCACTTGAGCAGGCAGCTGGCCGAAATAAAATGCGATGTTCCTGTTGAATGCCCTCTTGACCTGGCCCAATTCACAATGAATCGGGAAAAGGTCATCGAGAAATTCACTGAAATTGAATTCCGCGGCCTTCACAGATTTCTTGATTTTAAAAAGGAATATGCATAA
- the sspL gene encoding small, acid-soluble spore protein L — translation MSKNGHTNRGKKAPGVNPQGYGQDAEFAEEPKSKLENAAKKKNTK, via the coding sequence ATGAGTAAAAACGGACATACAAACAGAGGGAAAAAAGCACCCGGCGTAAACCCGCAGGGATACGGACAGGATGCTGAATTTGCAGAAGAGCCTAAAAGCAAGCTGGAGAATGCAGCGAAGAAGAAGAATACTAAATAA